A genomic segment from Syntrophorhabdales bacterium encodes:
- the selB gene encoding selenocysteine-specific translation elongation factor — protein sequence MKQIVIGTAGHIDHGKTALVKALTGIDCDRLKEEKERGITIELGFAHYRFGDDLLAGIVDVPGHERFVKHMVAGAWGIDMVLFVVAADESVMPQTREHLDICELLGIKRGIVAITKKDLVEPDMVELVKEEITDLVKGRFLEGAPIVAVSSTTGENIDLLKEQIRKVADEIQERSKAGIFRLPVDRVFTIKGFGTIITGTCISGQVHVGEEVEIYPTGRRARIRNLQAYHEDASEASAGQRVALNLQGVEKQEIERGTLIGRPESLMLTSRIDATFRYLKLPFKGIKNGSILRFHVATTQVEARLILLDRKSIEPGEEVFAQFIFMEPVVLLPGDRFILRGSYSVQTLGGGTVLDIMPRRHARKTGELERTHALLRESSLVERGEYHILKGAYEGIRKETLAVLLGTEEKAIEKAIAELAQNRKASLIGRTLVHSTYFSDYKTRLQALLADFYAKNPLKVGISKEELRTRLPKVESHVFQVALEELSKAGQLELEKDKVLLKGVTRTADKSVQQGEEQILKKLQRSGLTPPILGELAADLNLKESNLRDMLGKLAHEGKVARIKGDMYFDADVIESLKKKVIDHLEKHKEMMPSDFKNMTGVSRKYMIPLLEYFDETRLTIRSGDKRLLRTA from the coding sequence ATGAAGCAGATTGTTATCGGCACCGCAGGCCACATAGACCACGGGAAAACAGCGCTGGTCAAAGCACTCACCGGCATTGACTGTGACAGGCTCAAAGAAGAAAAAGAACGGGGCATAACCATCGAACTCGGGTTTGCCCACTACCGTTTCGGGGATGATCTCCTCGCAGGCATTGTCGATGTCCCAGGGCACGAGCGCTTTGTCAAGCACATGGTAGCGGGCGCGTGGGGTATCGACATGGTACTCTTTGTAGTCGCGGCCGATGAATCGGTGATGCCGCAGACGAGGGAGCATCTCGATATCTGTGAACTGCTGGGCATCAAGAGAGGCATTGTCGCCATCACCAAAAAAGACCTCGTGGAGCCTGACATGGTGGAGCTGGTCAAGGAGGAGATAACCGATCTCGTCAAAGGTCGATTTCTCGAAGGCGCGCCGATCGTAGCTGTTTCATCGACCACGGGTGAAAACATCGACCTCCTCAAAGAACAGATCCGAAAAGTAGCTGATGAAATCCAGGAGCGCTCCAAAGCCGGCATCTTCAGATTGCCTGTTGACCGGGTCTTTACGATCAAGGGTTTCGGCACCATCATCACCGGCACCTGTATATCCGGCCAGGTGCATGTGGGTGAGGAGGTAGAAATCTACCCGACGGGAAGAAGGGCGAGAATAAGAAACCTGCAGGCCTACCATGAAGATGCGAGCGAGGCATCTGCCGGGCAGCGGGTGGCGCTTAACTTACAGGGGGTGGAGAAGCAGGAGATTGAGCGGGGAACGCTCATCGGCAGGCCGGAAAGCCTGATGCTGACCAGTCGCATTGACGCAACATTCCGCTATCTCAAGCTCCCGTTCAAAGGTATAAAGAACGGGAGCATTCTTCGTTTCCATGTCGCGACGACACAAGTGGAAGCCCGGCTTATCCTTCTCGACCGAAAGAGTATAGAGCCCGGAGAGGAGGTATTCGCGCAGTTCATATTCATGGAACCGGTAGTTTTGCTGCCAGGAGACCGATTCATCCTGCGGGGATCGTATAGCGTGCAGACGCTCGGCGGAGGCACTGTTCTTGACATCATGCCCAGGAGACACGCTAGAAAGACAGGCGAGCTTGAAAGGACTCACGCTCTGCTCCGCGAAAGCAGTCTCGTCGAACGGGGCGAGTACCATATTCTGAAGGGAGCTTACGAAGGTATACGCAAAGAGACACTGGCCGTGCTGCTGGGGACCGAGGAAAAGGCCATTGAAAAAGCGATTGCCGAATTGGCCCAGAACCGGAAGGCAAGCCTGATCGGTAGAACGCTCGTCCACTCGACGTATTTCTCAGATTACAAAACCAGGCTGCAAGCTCTCCTTGCGGACTTTTACGCGAAGAACCCTCTCAAGGTCGGCATCTCAAAAGAAGAACTTCGGACCAGGCTGCCCAAGGTTGAATCTCACGTATTCCAGGTTGCCCTTGAGGAGCTCAGCAAAGCGGGTCAGCTGGAGCTGGAGAAGGACAAGGTGCTCTTGAAGGGGGTAACCCGGACGGCTGACAAGTCAGTCCAACAGGGAGAGGAACAGATCCTGAAAAAACTTCAGAGGTCTGGGCTGACTCCTCCGATCTTGGGCGAATTGGCAGCCGATCTGAATCTGAAGGAATCCAATCTTCGCGACATGCTCGGAAAACTTGCGCACGAAGGCAAAGTGGCAAGGATCAAGGGTGACATGTACTTTGATGCGGACGTGATTGAATCGCTGAAAAAGAAGGTAATTGATCATCTGGAGAAGCACAAGGAGATGATGCCTTCTGATTTCAAGAATATGACGGGTGTTTCCAGAAAGTATATGATTCCGCTGCTTGAGTACTTTGACGAAACAAGGCTGACGATACGCAGCGGCGATAAACGCCTGCTCCGCACCGCGTAA
- a CDS encoding HD domain-containing protein, with protein sequence MIRKALILKIHDAASMQRWNDKIRPVELRELDKQAHKMVISFILGKFEEDNPEFNWIEIIEGGLFEFLQRIIVTDLKPQIFHRIREDQSKYEQLNRWVFEQLAPIMLPLGEDICARFQSYFADAHENVNKRILSAAHFYATKWEFDIIERANPRGYEIEGIRKSLEGKQEKYYDLKGSQQLALYTRLQNFADLCGQLRFQLRWSHLRRVPETSVLGHMLIVAILSYLLSLEIKACPQRCYNNYFTGLFHDLPEVLTRDIVHPVKKSVGGLDSLIKEYEKERMEEEVYSLIQEEWHREMRMFTEIEFKSVVTLENRLQETTSDEISARYNEDRYNPRDGELVQAVDHLAAFCEAYLALVNGVKAQDFEKTKTGLRQDYLGKTIAGLRFGEIYSDFD encoded by the coding sequence ATGATCAGAAAGGCCCTGATTCTCAAGATCCACGATGCAGCCAGCATGCAGCGCTGGAATGACAAGATCCGCCCCGTGGAATTGCGTGAACTGGATAAACAGGCCCATAAGATGGTCATTTCCTTTATCCTCGGCAAGTTTGAAGAAGATAACCCGGAGTTCAACTGGATAGAGATCATTGAAGGGGGCCTCTTCGAATTTCTGCAGCGCATCATCGTGACAGATCTCAAGCCCCAGATCTTTCACCGCATCCGGGAAGATCAGAGCAAGTACGAACAGTTAAACAGGTGGGTCTTCGAGCAGCTTGCCCCCATCATGCTGCCGCTGGGAGAGGACATCTGCGCGAGATTTCAATCCTACTTTGCAGATGCTCACGAAAACGTGAATAAGAGGATTTTGAGCGCCGCTCACTTTTATGCCACAAAATGGGAGTTCGACATTATCGAGCGGGCAAACCCGCGCGGGTATGAGATCGAGGGGATCCGCAAATCGCTCGAGGGCAAGCAGGAAAAGTATTATGACCTCAAGGGATCCCAGCAGCTTGCCCTTTATACGAGGCTCCAGAATTTTGCGGATCTGTGCGGACAGCTGCGTTTCCAGCTCAGGTGGAGCCATCTCCGGAGAGTGCCTGAAACCTCCGTGCTGGGCCATATGCTCATCGTCGCTATACTGTCATATCTTCTCTCGCTCGAAATCAAGGCATGCCCCCAGCGGTGCTACAACAACTACTTCACGGGGCTCTTTCATGACCTCCCTGAGGTGCTGACGCGCGACATTGTCCACCCGGTAAAGAAATCGGTCGGCGGACTGGACAGCCTCATCAAAGAATACGAGAAGGAACGCATGGAAGAAGAGGTCTACAGTCTGATACAGGAAGAGTGGCACAGAGAGATGAGGATGTTCACCGAGATCGAATTCAAGAGCGTGGTGACACTTGAAAACAGACTGCAGGAGACAACGAGTGACGAGATAAGTGCCCGATACAACGAGGACCGGTACAACCCTCGCGACGGCGAACTGGTCCAGGCAGTTGACCATCTCGCCGCCTTTTGTGAAGCATACCTGGCGCTCGTCAATGGGGTAAAGGCTCAGGATTTCGAAAAGACAAAAACTGGATTAAGACAGGACTACCTGGGTAAAACCATCGCCGGCCTCCGCTTCGGCGAGATCTATTCCGACTTCGATTAG
- a CDS encoding MFS transporter: MQDEPLMAGEEERKTHFRNVIFISFSQFGTAVGFNFVYVFLPFYVSAISPYSTRDTLLWLGAIMGSTGLCLAFTAPGWGSLSHKFSPKWLYLAGVLPQGVLMLLMGFFPNLHVLLILRILQGGFGGVSTAGLIIVSISSSPKNRAFHFGVFQSSLTLGQLLGPPAGSFAVGLFGYQWAFVSASLMLFAASLFCYFFVTSLKPLPAEMKSSMRSSLDSRTMTGWALCLVATIHLVYLPTVFPLIFQKFGLDKTTGLKMAGLVVMLYTCTSMIGTYLWSFLSRRTGARKMINFLLVCGVALPLVLIVVQEIRSFTLVVMLELGMVAAIIPLTISVFAAEPKGNVIGFINAARFVGMAVGPFLATSLLAFANTSTLYLSVSGITLAIYLASRAFLK, translated from the coding sequence ATGCAGGACGAACCGCTGATGGCAGGAGAGGAAGAAAGGAAGACCCATTTCCGCAATGTCATATTCATTTCCTTTTCACAGTTTGGAACAGCGGTGGGCTTCAATTTCGTTTACGTGTTCCTGCCCTTCTATGTCTCGGCAATAAGCCCTTACTCCACAAGGGACACGCTGCTGTGGCTGGGAGCCATCATGGGTTCTACGGGCCTCTGTCTGGCGTTTACGGCTCCGGGCTGGGGCTCTCTCAGCCATAAGTTCAGCCCGAAGTGGCTCTATCTCGCCGGCGTGCTTCCTCAAGGCGTGTTGATGTTGCTGATGGGTTTCTTTCCGAACCTGCACGTTCTGTTGATCCTCAGGATCCTGCAGGGAGGCTTCGGAGGAGTTTCTACCGCAGGTCTCATTATTGTTTCAATTTCATCATCCCCGAAGAACAGAGCCTTTCATTTCGGGGTGTTCCAGTCCTCGCTCACGCTGGGCCAGCTTCTTGGTCCGCCTGCCGGGAGCTTCGCAGTGGGGTTGTTCGGGTATCAATGGGCGTTTGTGAGTGCCTCATTAATGTTATTTGCAGCCTCGCTATTTTGCTACTTTTTTGTGACGAGTCTGAAGCCATTGCCCGCAGAGATGAAATCCTCAATGCGGTCCTCGCTCGATAGCCGCACCATGACGGGCTGGGCCTTGTGCCTGGTGGCAACCATCCACCTCGTCTACTTGCCTACTGTTTTCCCGCTCATTTTTCAGAAATTCGGATTGGATAAAACCACCGGGCTCAAAATGGCGGGTCTGGTGGTCATGCTGTATACGTGCACGTCGATGATAGGTACCTACCTGTGGAGCTTCCTGTCCCGTCGTACGGGCGCAAGAAAAATGATCAACTTCTTGCTCGTGTGCGGAGTCGCACTTCCTCTTGTCCTCATAGTTGTACAAGAGATAAGGTCATTCACCCTTGTTGTCATGCTGGAGTTGGGTATGGTCGCCGCGATTATTCCACTCACCATATCCGTATTTGCAGCCGAGCCGAAAGGCAATGTCATTGGTTTTATCAACGCGGCCAGGTTTGTGGGCATGGCAGTGGGGCCCTTTCTGGCTACATCACTCCTTGCCTTTGCAAACACATCGACGCTCTATCTTTCCGTGAGCGGCATCACCCTTGCGATATATCTGGCATCCAGGGCTTTCTTAAAGTAA